The Treponema sp. Marseille-Q3903 genomic interval AAAAATATCTGTAGAAGGCAGTGCGATTTCCGAATAATAACCTAACATGCGGAAACGTTTTGCAATCAAATGTGCGTACTGGCTTCCAAAATCTAATACAACAATCTTTGAGCGTGACATATTGAGATTATAATGAAAATTAAACAGAAGTGGAATAGAGATAGGTGTGTGGCGAAGATGCGTTTAAAAACTCAATTGCGCAATTGATAAGTGAACTGTCAGCATGTGAAAATTTCTCTGACTTTTTCAGTCGCGAGTAAAATTGTTTACACGTTCAAGCGCTTTTGCTGATGCTGCCTGATTTTTGCGTATTATCTCTTTGAATTTTTTTGAGCGGATTAAAATCAGTTCAGTTTCACCTTGAACATAAGCTGTTGTCTGTCTTGCAGTATGAAGAAACATCGGAATTTCTCCAAAAAAGTCACCTTTTGAAAACGAAGTTGGAATTCCGTCTTTTGTCTCTACAACGGCTCCGCTGCATATAAAATAAACGTAATCAGCCTTATCGCCTTCTTGATAAACAGTCTCTCCTGATTGATAAACTTTTTTTTCAGATTCGATTTTGTAGACTGAAGGGTTTGCAAATAAAATATTTGCCTTTTGAGTGTAAATCTGCGCAACTACAAGCTCTTCAAAAAACTGACTTACGTAAACCATCTGGGCACAAAAAAGAAAAACAGCAAAGAACATGTATACTCTAAACAAAAAGATGACAAATGTGCTGATTGTCCCGTAGACTACGTTGTAATTTGTAAAGTGCATAAATTTGTTTATGTAGAACGAGAGCAAAAAAGTGATTCCTGTCGAAATCAGTGCGTAGAAAGCCGCAATACGCCATCTTGGTTTGGAACCGCTCATAAATTTGTATGCGTAAACTGTGAATGTATATATCATCAAATATAAAAGACCGGAGATCAAAATGTTTGAGCGCATCCTGAAAACTTGGGGAAACTTGCTTCTTATCTCTTCGAGCACTCTGATGTGTAGAAATTTATTGAACAAAAAAACAAAAATCATCACGACGATAAACAAAATGACAATCGCAAATTCCGATATAAAAGTTATTATTTGGTTTCCTATTGTCACTCGTTTAGATGCTGAAAGAAAGATTCTGTTCATCGCCTGCACAATAGATAAGAACAATTTTCGAGCCATCCATACGACCCAAATACCGATGAATAAATCAATCAGAGAGAGAGACTTTTTATTTATAAGATTTTCTATGACAGGAGCCACATCATAGACTTTTGAAAATTTTTTGCAAAATTCAATTACTATGCCTAAAATTTCCGGCGTTATTTTGAGAAAGCTGATCAAAATTGTAAAGATTATCATCACTACCGGAATAAAAGAAAAAATAAAACTGTACGAACAAGAAGCGGCGCTTTCCCACAAAATATTATCGTCGCCGGATTTAAACGAGAGAAATAAAAATTGTGAGAATTTCGTGATTGCTTGTGATGGCGTCAGTTTATTTTTCATTCAGAGCGCTTTTTATCATTAAAAATCTGCAAGTTTTGGAGCACGCGGATACGGAATTACGTCCCTGATATTTTCCATTCCTGTCACGTAACGTATCAGCCGTTCAAACCCAAGTCCAAATCCCGAGTGTGGAACC includes:
- a CDS encoding YhjD/YihY/BrkB family envelope integrity protein, whose translation is MKNKLTPSQAITKFSQFLFLSFKSGDDNILWESAASCSYSFIFSFIPVVMIIFTILISFLKITPEILGIVIEFCKKFSKVYDVAPVIENLINKKSLSLIDLFIGIWVVWMARKLFLSIVQAMNRIFLSASKRVTIGNQIITFISEFAIVILFIVVMIFVFLFNKFLHIRVLEEIRSKFPQVFRMRSNILISGLLYLMIYTFTVYAYKFMSGSKPRWRIAAFYALISTGITFLLSFYINKFMHFTNYNVVYGTISTFVIFLFRVYMFFAVFLFCAQMVYVSQFFEELVVAQIYTQKANILFANPSVYKIESEKKVYQSGETVYQEGDKADYVYFICSGAVVETKDGIPTSFSKGDFFGEIPMFLHTARQTTAYVQGETELILIRSKKFKEIIRKNQAASAKALERVNNFTRD